In Streptomyces sp. HUAS ZL42, the DNA window TCGCGGCCGACGCCGCCGAAGTCGCCCTGCCGATCCTGGTGGAGGGCGATCCCTGGCTGGACGCGGATCCGGTCCGGATGCGGCAGGTGCTCGGCAACCTCGTCAGCAACGCGATCCGTCACACGCCGCCGGACGGCACGATCACCCTGGCCGCCCGACGTGACGGAGACGAGGTCGTCTTCGAGGTCACCGACACCGGCAACGGCATCGCCCCCGGCGACCTGCCGCACGTCTTCGACCGGTTCTGGCGCGCCGAGAAGTCGCGCAGCCGGCGCACCGGCGGGAGCGGCCTCGGCCTGGCCATCGTGCGCGACCTGGTCGCCGCGCACGGTGGGACGGTCGGTGCGGCGAGCGAACCGGGAGCGGGTGCCGTCTTCACGCTGCGGCTGCCGGGGATGGCGGCGCCGGAGGACGCCTGAAGCGTCACCGCTCGCGCATGCCCCAGGGCGAGCCGTACGCCGTCAGCAGTTCCAGGAAGGGCCGGGCCGGGAAGGCCTCCGGGCCCAGCACGCCCGAGCCGGTCCAGGCGCCCGTGGCGAGGAGTTCCAGGGCGACGACGGGGTTGACGGCGGTCTGCCACACCACCGCCTGGCAGCCGTACTCCGCCATGGACCACTGGTTGTCGACCACGTGGTACAGGTACACCTCGCGCGGCGCACCGTCCTTGACGCCCCGCACCCATGTGCCCGCGCATGTCCTGCCGTGCATCCGCTCGCCCAGCGTCGCGGGGTCCGGCAGGCACGCGGCGACGACGTCCCGGGGCGAGACCGCCACCGGCCCGGCCGGGCCCGGCACGGTCACCGGCTCGGTGCGGTCCAGGCCCAGCAGGTGCAGGGTCTTCAGAGTCTCGACGAACTCCCGGCCCAGGCCGTACTTGAAGGTGACACGGCGTGCGTCGATCCAGCGTGGCACGAGCAGCACCTCCTCGTGCTCGACGTTCACGCACTCGACCGGGCCGATGCCCTCCGGGAAGTCGAACACCTCGGGTTCACTGAAGGGCGCGGTGGTGAACCAGCCGCGGCCGGCCTCGTAGACGACCGGAGGGTTCAGGCACTCCTCGATGGTGGTCCAGATGCTGAAGGACGGGGCGAAGTCGTAGCCGTCGACGGTGAGGTTCGCGCTGTCGCGGATGCCGATCTCCTCGATCTCGTCGAAGAGTTCGTCGGCTGCGTGGCGGGCGAACACGTCCGACAGCCCCGGCTCCACGCCCATGCCGACCAGGGCCAGCGCACCCGCCTTCTCCCACTGGTCCGCCTGTGAGAACTGGGCGTCGCCGAGCTTGACGCCGCACTCCTCGTACGGGCGCTCCGCGTGGGGGCGGGAGAGCGACATCGCCATGTCGACATAGGTGGCGCCGGCGGCCCGGGCCGCCCGGAACAGCGGCATCACGAAGCGCGGGTCGGTGGCGTTGAGGAGGACGTCGCAGCCGTGCCGCTCCAGCAACCGGGTCACCGCCGCCTCGTCGCCCGCGTCCACGCGTTCGGCGGCGAACCGGTCCTCGTCGGCGCCGAGTGCGGCGACGGCCGCCTCGGCCCGCGCCGGGTCGTAGTCGGCCACCACCATGACCTCGAGGAAAGAGCGGCGGGCCGCGATCCGGGTGATGGCGGTTCCCACGCCGCCCGCGCCCACGAGCAGTACACGCATGACAAGAACTCCTCGGCTGAAGGACTTTGTTGGCGGATTCGGTGTTCAGGCGGCCAGTTCCAGGCCAAGACGGGCGAAGCGGCTGATGCGGGTGGTGCCGATGGGAGTTTCGGTCCACCAGGCGTCGAGGCGGTGGAGGTTGAGTCCGGCGCCGGTCAGGACATGACCGAGGTGGGTTTTGTGCAACCCACGGTAGGGCGTGGTCCGTGTCCGCGTCACCCGGACCGCCTGGGAGATGGTGCCTTCAACTCCGGCGCGTGTGCCGTAGGCGGTCCTCCACTCAGCGGTCCCCTGTTCGCGTCGGCGCTGTTCAAGAGCCTGCTGCTGAGGTTGAGTGAGCAGGGTCAGACTGCGGCCCCACTTGCTCTTGGCGCTGGTGCACGCCGCGCGCGCCGGGCAGGCGTCGCAGTCGGCCTTGGCGAAGTGGACCCGGATGATCTCGGTGCCGGTGGGTTTGCACTGCTCAGACCAGCTGACACTGCGCTGTCCGCGGGGGCACGTGACCGTGCGGGCCGGCCAGTCGATGGTGAAGGCGTCCTGTCCGAGGCCGTCGCCGGCCCGGCCCTGGGCGGTGGTGTCGGCGAAGACCGGTCCCATCAGCTCGATGTCCTGCTCGGCGGCGGCGACCAGCAGCGCGGCGGAGGTGTAGCCGGAGTCGACCAGGTGGATGCCGGGCAGCAGGCCGCGCGCGGCCAGCGCGTGGTGAACGGGCTCGGTGATCTCCACGTCGGGAACGGTGGCGTCGGTGGTGACCACGTTCGTGATCAGATGCGGGGCATCCGGCTCGCAGGACTCCGTGAAGTGGACCTTGTAGCCGTCCCAGCCCGCGCCGCGCTTGACGCTGTACCGGGTGTCGGTGTCGTAGGGGCTGGACAGCCTCAATCTGCCTGGCGGGAGATCTTTGCCCTCCCGCCAGCGCACCCCCTCCTCGTCACGGTGATATTGCTGCACCCACGCACTGCGCAGGACCTGCACCGCCTCGATCTCCCGCAGCCAGACCGGTGCGCCGGGTGCGTAGACGGCCCCAAGCAGCGCGAATCCGTCCTCTCCCACGGCCAGCGCCCACTGCTGCCGGGCGTCGCCTCCCTTGGGAAAGCGGAAGGAATCGATGCGCTTGCCGTAGCGTTCGAACCACTGTGGCGCGGCGACCTGCCCGAGCCAGCCGGGCGCCGCGACGGCCAGCGTCTCCAGTGTGGCGCGCAAAGTCTCGCCGACGAACTCCATCCGGTTCAGCGTCCGCACCTGGGCCAGCACGTGCGTGGAGTCGGTGCGCTGGCGGCCTCCCGCCCGCAGCAGCCCCAACTCACTCACTCGTTCCAGCAGCCGGTCAAGGACCAGTTCCTCCAGGCCATGCGCCATCAGCCGGTCCCGGAACTCGCTGAGCACGGAGAAGTCGAACCCGGGATCGTCCAGCTCCAGGCCGAGCGCGTACTTGACGTCGATCCGCCCGCGCACCGCGTCGGCAGCCTGCCGGTCCGTCAGGCCCTCCGCGAACTGCAGCACACTGACCATCGCTAACTGGCCCGGCGACCAGGCTGGACCACCCCGACGCGGAAATGCCCGAGCGAACAGCTCGTCCTCGAACAGCGGACCGAGTTCATCCCGGATCCGCATGGCCAGACAGCCCTTACGGAATGCGGCGCGAGCCACCCGCGCGGTGGCCTCCGGGACGGGCGGAGCAGGCACAGGGCGCAGCGACATCGCAGCCCCTCCTTGCCTCC includes these proteins:
- a CDS encoding saccharopine dehydrogenase family protein, yielding MRVLLVGAGGVGTAITRIAARRSFLEVMVVADYDPARAEAAVAALGADEDRFAAERVDAGDEAAVTRLLERHGCDVLLNATDPRFVMPLFRAARAAGATYVDMAMSLSRPHAERPYEECGVKLGDAQFSQADQWEKAGALALVGMGVEPGLSDVFARHAADELFDEIEEIGIRDSANLTVDGYDFAPSFSIWTTIEECLNPPVVYEAGRGWFTTAPFSEPEVFDFPEGIGPVECVNVEHEEVLLVPRWIDARRVTFKYGLGREFVETLKTLHLLGLDRTEPVTVPGPAGPVAVSPRDVVAACLPDPATLGERMHGRTCAGTWVRGVKDGAPREVYLYHVVDNQWSMAEYGCQAVVWQTAVNPVVALELLATGAWTGSGVLGPEAFPARPFLELLTAYGSPWGMRER
- a CDS encoding IS1182 family transposase, with amino-acid sequence MSLRPVPAPPVPEATARVARAAFRKGCLAMRIRDELGPLFEDELFARAFPRRGGPAWSPGQLAMVSVLQFAEGLTDRQAADAVRGRIDVKYALGLELDDPGFDFSVLSEFRDRLMAHGLEELVLDRLLERVSELGLLRAGGRQRTDSTHVLAQVRTLNRMEFVGETLRATLETLAVAAPGWLGQVAAPQWFERYGKRIDSFRFPKGGDARQQWALAVGEDGFALLGAVYAPGAPVWLREIEAVQVLRSAWVQQYHRDEEGVRWREGKDLPPGRLRLSSPYDTDTRYSVKRGAGWDGYKVHFTESCEPDAPHLITNVVTTDATVPDVEITEPVHHALAARGLLPGIHLVDSGYTSAALLVAAAEQDIELMGPVFADTTAQGRAGDGLGQDAFTIDWPARTVTCPRGQRSVSWSEQCKPTGTEIIRVHFAKADCDACPARAACTSAKSKWGRSLTLLTQPQQQALEQRRREQGTAEWRTAYGTRAGVEGTISQAVRVTRTRTTPYRGLHKTHLGHVLTGAGLNLHRLDAWWTETPIGTTRISRFARLGLELAA